The genomic stretch TTGTTGATTTAGCAAAGGCAAGAATATGCTTTCTATTTCTTCTCTGCCGAGGGATTTGGCTCCCGTATGGGTGTAAAAGTCAATGGCGTTTAGCTGATTGAGAAAAGCAGTGTTTATAATGCCGGCTGCGGCAAGCATGCCTTGGTCATCATACATTAACCCTTTTTTTGCTGCTACTTCATTGAGCAGGAGGTTAAAGGGTGACACATCAAAGGCCATGCGTTGTCCTTGGTGGATCATGGAGATATTGGCAATGCCCCCAAGGTTTAGGCAGCCGTCATATTCAGGGAAGAGATAGTGATCTCCCACAGGTGCCAGTGGAGCCCCTTGTCCATCAAGTGCCACATCGAGACTTCTAAAATCATTGATGACAGGAAGTCCCGCTTTTTCCCTTAAGCTCCAGCCTGAGCCGATCTGTTTGGTCATCTTGAGGTGTGGCTGGTGGAAAACCGTGTGGCCGTGCGAACAGACGATGGCAGGCTTTAATTGGTGCTTTTGACAGAAACCACTTACTTGCTCTCCCATCCATGCTCCGAAATCAACGTCCAGCATGGACAGCTGCTCACCAGAAAGGAGATGTGACCGAAGAAGCCTATGGGCGAGTGTGCCCGGAAACGGTATGGTTTCAGCTTTTAGGATCTTAAAATCCCATCTGTCGTTTTGCTGGAAGCTGCAGTGGGCAATGTCAAGTCCATCGCCAGAGGTTCCGGACATCAATCCGATGGCTTCATACGTCTTGGAGGATTTCATAAGGGTTAAAGTTTGTTAAAAACGAAAGCTTAAAGTTAATTTTAATGAATGTATTTCAAACGGACTTTTTAAAATCCTTAATTTAGGGCCGAAATTCGGGATAATGTTGTTTACAGAAAACATCCTGAATAGTAAGTAAATGTAGCGAGACTTTCGAAGAAGAAGTATTGAAAAATTTGATCATCGATATTGGGAATACGCGTATAAAATCGGCTTTGTTTCATGGCGAAGAGCTGGTGGAGGACTGTGTGGAGGAATATTTGGATGAATTGTTGTTGAAGGTAGGACCATGGGATTTTGATCATGTCCTGGTGAGTTCGGTAAGGTGGTCGAAAAATGAACTGGAAGTGATGCTTCCTTTTTCCTTTTTGTTTTTGGATCGCTCTATGCCCTTGCCGGTCACCAATGCTTATGAGACACCTCACACGCTGGGCTTGGACCGGATAGCTGCAGCAATAGGTGCCCACCGGATGGCCGGCGGATCAGCAGTTCTGAGCATCGACCTGGGCACTTGTATCACATATGATTTTATCGATCACTCAAGTTGCTACCAAGGTGGGGCGATATCCCCGGGCGTACAAATGCGCTTTAAGGCGATGCATGCACAGACAGCACGATTGCCTTTGTTGGAACATGTTCCTTCTGATGGATTTCCACCCCTCATGGGAAATAATACCCAGGAAGGTATGAAAAGCGGTGTTTATTATGGCGTGTATTTCGAAATGGAAGGAATCATTTCCCAGTATCGCAGCCATTACCAAGATTTAAAGGTGTTTATTTGCGGTGGCGATGCTAAATTCTTTGAAAGCTTAACAAAAGACTACATATTTGTAATCCCCAATTTGGTCCTGCACGGATTGAATAGAATTTTAAATTACAATGTCAATACAAACTAGACTGCAACTACTTGGCGTTTTTTGCGCCATCTTCATACTTACACAGGCAAAAGGACAAGTTGGTTCTTCCACATACAGTTCCCTTGGTGTGGGAGATATGAACAATTCTGGCCTTACCCAAAACCAAGCCATGGGAGGACTTGGCATCAGTTATGGGGATGCTTGGTCAGTAAACCAGGTGAACCCTGCCCTGTCCGTGAAGAACAATGTGTTTAATTTCCAGGCGGCTTTTAATTACAAGCGCTATCGGGCTTCTACAGAAAGCAGTTCGTCTACCTTGGATGGGGGAGGGCTGAGCTATGTGACCGTTTCGCTACCTGTCAAGCCAAGAAAATGGACAATCGGGCTGGGCCTGGACCAGGTGAGCACCGTGGATTATGAACATTTGGTCGAATCCCCAGTGGTCAATTCCGAGCTCAATTCGATAAGTAGAATGAGAGGTCGTGGAGGGATCAGTGAGGTTTACCTGAACACTGGTTTCGAGTTATTCAAGAATTTCAATGTAGGCGTACAAGGTTCCTATATTTTTGGCTCCACGATCAAGCATCAGCAGATTACACTGACGAATGAAGACGGGGTGATGGCCGGAGGACAATCAGAATACTACAGCCGACTGACGATTAACGATTTTTCATTTAAAGGCGGTGTTCATTACGCATTGCGCACTGGAGACCGTAGTAGATTGAATTTTGGGGCCATTTATCAGGCTTTTGGTGACCTTAATGGAAAAGTCTTCGCAAAAATGGCCGATATTGGTGAAGCTAGTGATGAGGATTCGGATGGACAGACGATATTTAATAACGAAAGCGGAAATATTTATTTACCTAATAAGTTAGGTTATGGCGTATCTTTCGAAAAAATTAATAAATTTGTGATTGGGCTTGAAGCTCAGCATCAGGATTTTACGCAGTATGAGTCCTTTATAGGAAGAAACGATGATCTCGGAACATCCTTTAAGGTAGGGCTGGGAGGTCAATTTATCCCGGATATTTACTCTATTGAGAGTGTTTTCAAGCGGAGCACTTTCCGTGGGGGTATCGAATTTGAACAGACGCCATATCTTATAGGTGAAAATAAAGTCAATGATATTGGCATTAATTTTGGAGCATCTATTCCTATGAACAGTTTATCTCTGTTAAATTTTGCAGTAAAATTTGGACAGAGAGGTACAACAGACGGTGGCTTAGTCAAGGAGGAATATGTGAAATTTTCTCTTGGATTTTCCATCAATGACAACAGTTGGTTCTACAAAAAAGTATTTGAATAAACGAAACGAGTATGAAAGCTAAATTTGCATTATTTGGGTTATTGTCTTTTGTTTTCGTGGGCTTGGCTCAGGCTCAGGAGGGATGGAATTGGCCTTCTGACAAAAAAATGGAAGCAAAAGCTAGGGAGTACAACGCTGCCTACAACGATTACATGAAAGCGGATCAATTTATCCAAGCTACGAAACCACTTCACTGGCTATTGGTAAATGCCCCCGATCTAAACGAAGCCATCTATATCAATGGCATTACTGTTTACGATGGTGCTTCAAAAGAGACGACAGACGAAGCACAGAAGAAGATTTACCAAGATTCTGTAATGACGATATATAATCTACGCGGCGAAAAATACGACAATACTGCCAGCTGGATCGAAAACCAAGCTTATTATGCCTATAATTATTACAGAGGCGACAAGGAAAAAGTAGGGGATGCTGCTGCATACTTTGCCAAAGACATCGAACTTAATGGTGAAATCAATACTGCTGGATTAGTACCTGCGTACTTTGACTTGGTATACAGAAATTACGCCTATAACCAAGCATATTCTGATGAAGAAGTGCTGGATATATACGATGGGCTTTATGCCAGATTGGACAAAGCGGAAGCTGCAGGTGAAGATGTCTCCGGACAAAAGACCACTTTGGACCAGATTCTTGTAAACATGGAAATCATCGACTGTGATTTTATCCAAAACAAGCTGGCTCCACAAATGATAGCAAATCCAAGCGATATTACATTGGCCAAGAGAGTATTCCAGTACTCTGTACAGTACAAGTGTACTTCTTCAGAAGCCTTTACCAAGGCACTGGAAATCGTGGATAACGATAGCCCTACTTTCTCTACTTCCCAAGTAAGAGGTATGCGGGCCATGCAAAGTAAGGAACATGCCAAGGCCGAAAAATTATTTACCAAAGCATTGGAACTGGCAGAAAATGATAATCAACGGGCGGAAGTATATTATGACCTTGCCAAAGCCCAGGCACAACAGGGCAAGAAGTCAACTGCTCGCCAATCTGCACTAAAGGTGCTGGACTTTGACTCTTCCAAAACAGCTGATGTATGGAACTTTGTCGGTAGCTTGTACATGGGCTCATCCAACGACTGTAGAGGTGGACAGAGCCGTGTGAAAGATTACTCTGTATTCATCGCTGCTTATGAAGCATTTGCCAAAGCTGGTAACAACTCAGGAATGGCCAATGCCAAAGCAAGATTCCCTTCCAAAGAGGAGCTGTTTACAGAAGGCTACCAAGAAGGCCAAACGATCAATACTGGATGTTGGGTCGGTCAATCAGTGACCCTTAGAACAAGAGATTAATGAGGTCATTTAGTCAATGACAATAGTCAACTATGAAAAGGCGGTTCACGAAACCGCCTTTTTTTTATTCCCCACTGAGTAATAGGGATTAACCCGATTTTATTGATAAATTTGCTGCATGATTAGGAATCTGGTAATAGTGTTTTTGACGGTAATGGCAGGATTTTCCTGTAGGGAAAGTGTGGACACAAGCCAGCTGGAAGATTATAATGGCCCTATGAGGATAACTACCGATATGGAAGTATTCAGGAGTGACTCGGCAGTGGTGCGTATCAAACTTACTGCGGGTAAACAACTGGTCTTTGATAATCAGGACATGGAGTTTCCGGATGGGATACAGATTCATTTTTTTGATGTAGAAGGGAAGCTTACCTCTACGATCAGGGCTGATAAGGCCTATTATGATAACAAGACCAAGTTGTATAGGGGAGAAGGGGACGTAAGGGTCCACAATATGGAAAAGGGAGATAAACTGAATACAGAGGAGCTGTTTTGGAATGAACGAAAAGAGATTATTTTTACAGAGAAGTTTTTCACCATTGAAAAAGCCGACGAGACACTGATCAAGGGCACTGGCCTTGAGTCAGATCAGTCTTTCAGTAATTATACATTATACAATATAGTAGACAGCCGATTGCCAATACAGGAAGGGGAAGAATAGTATGAGATTAAAAGGAATTATTTTGCTGTCACTGTCAGCAGCGCTGGTTATTATTGGTACACATCTGACGATGACGCAGGGGATTACCTTTTCTTATCCTGTGTTTATGTTTGCGGTGGCGTTGCTGTTTTGGTATAAGTACTTAAAGACCAAGTGGGCAGAGCAAGACGAGCAATCATCTCAAGGTGAAATGGGTAAGAAAAAGCGCAAATAATGGAATATCAGTACCTTGTTTATGTTTTGATCACCTTAATGTTTTCGGCCTTGTTTTCTGGTTTGGAAATAGCGTTTGTGTCAGCTAACAAGCTTCACATAGAGCTTCAGAATAAGCAAGGGGATTTCACGGGGAAGGTGTTAGCGGGATTTATGAAAAATCCAGGCCAGTTTATTGGTACCACCCTTCTGGGTAATACCGTCTCACTGGTAGTTTATGGTATTTTTATGGCCTATTTGCTAGAGCCGTCCATTGCCCATTACCTACAGTATTTGCCAGACGGCTTAGATGGTCTGAACAATCAGGTGACGGTCATGCTTATCCAGACGGTGCTATCCACTTTGATCGTGCTGATCACTGCGGAGTTTATCCCTAAGAGCATATTCATGCTGAACCCGAATAACCTGCTTAGCTTTTTTGCCCTTCCATTTATGATCATCTATTATATGATGTATCCTATTGTGTGGCTGGTAGTGGGCATGTCACGGTTTTTTATCACCCGGATTTTGGGCTTGGATTATAGCGAAGACCGGCCTGTCTTCAAAATAACTGACCTGAACAGTTTTATACAAAACAACTTGGAGACAGAAGGTGATGATGCTACCGATATCGATACTAAGATTTTTGACAATGCCGTAGAGTTCAAGAAAGTAAAGGCCAGAGACTGCATGGTCCCCAGGACAGATATCGTGGCCGTGGATGTGCAGGACAGCATTGAGGAGCTCAAGTCCACCTTTATGGAAAGTGGGCATTCGAAGATCATCGTTTACAAGGAGAACATCGACGATGTGATCGGTTATTGCCACCACTTGGAGCTTTTTAAGAAGCCCAAGGAAATTAATGACATCCTTACCCCTATCATCATTGTTCCGGAGACCGCGCTGGTCAACGAGCTTTTGATACAATTTATCTCTGAGCGAAAAAGCTTGGCACTGGTAGTGGATGAATTTGGCGGTACCAGTGGAATTGTCAGTATGGAAGATATCATCGAAGAGATTTTTGGTGAGATCGAAGACGAGTATGATAACGACGACCTGATCGAGCAGGAGCTCTCGGATGACGAGTACCTCCTTAGTGCCCGACATGAAGTCGATTATCTCAATGAAAAGTACGATTGGAATTTACCTGAGGGAGATTATGACACCTTATCAGGTTTTATCCTGTCCATAACAGAAAATATCCCCAAAAAAGGAGAGTCTGCGGTGTACGGACCATTTACTTTTACGGTAGTTTCCAAGCAGGAGCACCGAATTGATACAGTGAAACTTAAAATAAATACGTAAGTGAAGTGAAGAAGTGATTATTGGGGGCGATAATATTTTGAATTTACCGCCAGATGTAATTATTTTGCGACACTTCAAAAACTAGAAGAATGGCTTTAATAAAAGAAATTAGACAGAGAACAGGTCTTGCAATCGGAGTGATTGCGGTAGGGTTGATACTTTTCCTGGTAGGAGGAGATTTATTGGGCCCAAATTCAATGCTCTTAGGTGGTAGAGATACCGTGGTGGGAGAAATCAATGGGGAAGAAATTTCCTATGACGAATATATCGCACAGGTGGAGCGGTTTAAGCAAAATTATGTGCAAAACACCGGGCGAAATCCAACGGAAAATGAAATGAACAGTGTGCGTGAGCAAGCATGGCAAGCCATGGTGGTGAAGCGTGTATTCTCAGAGCAGTATGAGGAACTGGGTATGACCATCTCTGATGCTGAGTTGGTAGATATGGTACAAGGTAAAAACATCGTAGCCGAGCTTCGCCAACAACTTACCAATCCGGAAACCGGACAGTTTGATCGCCAGCAGTTGATCTCTTTCTTACAATCTTTGGAATCTGCTTCTCCTCAGCAACGTGCTTTCTGGGCACAGCAAGAGCAGACTTTTGCCGATTCCAGGTTACGTATTAAGTATGACAACTTGCTTTCATCATCATCTTATGCTACCAAGGAACAAGGAGCGATGCAATATAAGATGCAAAACAGCATTGCGGATATTGAGCACTTGTTTGTTCCTTATTATGCGGTTTCTGATTCTGCCGTGAACATTACAGATGCGGACCTTGAGGCGTATCTTTCTGAAAACAGAGAGGAATTCGAAGCGCAGAACACGCGGGATCTTTCCTATGTGACGTTTAATCTTTATCCAAATGGTGAGGATTCTGCGGCGGTGATCAGTGAGATCAGCCAATTGACCGAGGAGCTTCGTGCTGCTGATAACGATTCTGTTTTTGTACTGAGGAACTCAGAAATATCCAACCCATACAGAACCTTCCTTCCTGGACAGACGCTTCCAGCTGATTTTACATCAAATGTGGAAGAGCCTGAAGTAGGTACTGTTTACGGGCCATTCATTACCAATAGAAGTACCTATGTGAGCTATAAGCTTTCTGAGAAATATGAGGGCACTCCACGCATGAGAGCAAGTCATATACTTTTCAGCACGCAGGGTATGGACGATGCTGCGAAAGCAGATGTGAGATCCCAGGCGGAGACGGTATTGGCCCAATTGGAAGAAGGAGGAAACTTCTTTG from Echinicola soli encodes the following:
- a CDS encoding hemolysin family protein; this encodes MEYQYLVYVLITLMFSALFSGLEIAFVSANKLHIELQNKQGDFTGKVLAGFMKNPGQFIGTTLLGNTVSLVVYGIFMAYLLEPSIAHYLQYLPDGLDGLNNQVTVMLIQTVLSTLIVLITAEFIPKSIFMLNPNNLLSFFALPFMIIYYMMYPIVWLVVGMSRFFITRILGLDYSEDRPVFKITDLNSFIQNNLETEGDDATDIDTKIFDNAVEFKKVKARDCMVPRTDIVAVDVQDSIEELKSTFMESGHSKIIVYKENIDDVIGYCHHLELFKKPKEINDILTPIIIVPETALVNELLIQFISERKSLALVVDEFGGTSGIVSMEDIIEEIFGEIEDEYDNDDLIEQELSDDEYLLSARHEVDYLNEKYDWNLPEGDYDTLSGFILSITENIPKKGESAVYGPFTFTVVSKQEHRIDTVKLKINT
- the lptC gene encoding LPS export ABC transporter periplasmic protein LptC, which produces MIRNLVIVFLTVMAGFSCRESVDTSQLEDYNGPMRITTDMEVFRSDSAVVRIKLTAGKQLVFDNQDMEFPDGIQIHFFDVEGKLTSTIRADKAYYDNKTKLYRGEGDVRVHNMEKGDKLNTEELFWNERKEIIFTEKFFTIEKADETLIKGTGLESDQSFSNYTLYNIVDSRLPIQEGEE
- a CDS encoding anhydro-N-acetylmuramic acid kinase yields the protein MKSSKTYEAIGLMSGTSGDGLDIAHCSFQQNDRWDFKILKAETIPFPGTLAHRLLRSHLLSGEQLSMLDVDFGAWMGEQVSGFCQKHQLKPAIVCSHGHTVFHQPHLKMTKQIGSGWSLREKAGLPVINDFRSLDVALDGQGAPLAPVGDHYLFPEYDGCLNLGGIANISMIHQGQRMAFDVSPFNLLLNEVAAKKGLMYDDQGMLAAAGIINTAFLNQLNAIDFYTHTGAKSLGREEIESIFLPLLNQQNDTVENILATLVAHYTEQISRVVQQLFPLTKHKLLVTGGGAYNAFFIGQLQNKLGNQTEVIVPDRSIVEFKEALIFAFLGVLRLKNEVNTFASVTGASKDSCGGVFYP
- a CDS encoding tetratricopeptide repeat protein, with product MKAKFALFGLLSFVFVGLAQAQEGWNWPSDKKMEAKAREYNAAYNDYMKADQFIQATKPLHWLLVNAPDLNEAIYINGITVYDGASKETTDEAQKKIYQDSVMTIYNLRGEKYDNTASWIENQAYYAYNYYRGDKEKVGDAAAYFAKDIELNGEINTAGLVPAYFDLVYRNYAYNQAYSDEEVLDIYDGLYARLDKAEAAGEDVSGQKTTLDQILVNMEIIDCDFIQNKLAPQMIANPSDITLAKRVFQYSVQYKCTSSEAFTKALEIVDNDSPTFSTSQVRGMRAMQSKEHAKAEKLFTKALELAENDNQRAEVYYDLAKAQAQQGKKSTARQSALKVLDFDSSKTADVWNFVGSLYMGSSNDCRGGQSRVKDYSVFIAAYEAFAKAGNNSGMANAKARFPSKEELFTEGYQEGQTINTGCWVGQSVTLRTRD
- a CDS encoding type III pantothenate kinase, yielding MIIDIGNTRIKSALFHGEELVEDCVEEYLDELLLKVGPWDFDHVLVSSVRWSKNELEVMLPFSFLFLDRSMPLPVTNAYETPHTLGLDRIAAAIGAHRMAGGSAVLSIDLGTCITYDFIDHSSCYQGGAISPGVQMRFKAMHAQTARLPLLEHVPSDGFPPLMGNNTQEGMKSGVYYGVYFEMEGIISQYRSHYQDLKVFICGGDAKFFESLTKDYIFVIPNLVLHGLNRILNYNVNTN
- a CDS encoding peptidylprolyl isomerase; its protein translation is MALIKEIRQRTGLAIGVIAVGLILFLVGGDLLGPNSMLLGGRDTVVGEINGEEISYDEYIAQVERFKQNYVQNTGRNPTENEMNSVREQAWQAMVVKRVFSEQYEELGMTISDAELVDMVQGKNIVAELRQQLTNPETGQFDRQQLISFLQSLESASPQQRAFWAQQEQTFADSRLRIKYDNLLSSSSYATKEQGAMQYKMQNSIADIEHLFVPYYAVSDSAVNITDADLEAYLSENREEFEAQNTRDLSYVTFNLYPNGEDSAAVISEISQLTEELRAADNDSVFVLRNSEISNPYRTFLPGQTLPADFTSNVEEPEVGTVYGPFITNRSTYVSYKLSEKYEGTPRMRASHILFSTQGMDDAAKADVRSQAETVLAQLEEGGNFFAAAQQYGQDGTAQRGGDLGWFAKEDFVEPFADAVFVRKETGLIGKLIETEYGFHIINVTALPKTEVVKIAVLEKELVPSDATRNEVFRDADMFAANTGNADQFETNAKEEGYRVMDASGLATNARSINNLTGAREVVRWAFNDASVGSVSQVFELENAYVVALLKGKTEEGDVELNQVRGVVKDEVLRKKKFEMIAEKLSGKESLQDMKAVFPNEASIGTAPSLKLSENTIPGIGYAPKAVGAVFGLETGEFTQPIKEDIGVIVAKLNSKTPAGEVADYTMYQNQLQANEQQRTAYMIMMAAEELAEVKDYRYKFF